Proteins found in one Fusobacterium perfoetens genomic segment:
- a CDS encoding alcohol dehydrogenase — translation MKAVVFKDVDNLVFEERAEPKILEETDVLLEVTLTTICSSDIHIKKGFVPRAMKNTVLGHEFVGKIKEVGKAVKKFKIGDRVAVNCETFCGECFYCKKGYVNNCTDKNGGWALGCRIDGGQGEYVRIPFGDNCLTKIPDSVTDEEALFTGDLLSTGYWACKIEEISKEDTVVVIGAGPTGLCTMMCAKLFEPKKIIAIDIDDNRLNLAKENGYADIVLNSSRDNIKEEILKLTDSRGADKVLEVAGGKDTFNMALDLARPNATVVLVAMYEENQILPLPNIYGKNLTIKFGGVDGIYCDKIMKYIEEKKINSTPIITHRMDFENIMEAYDIFENKKDRVIKIAIKMK, via the coding sequence ATGAAAGCAGTAGTATTTAAAGATGTAGACAATTTAGTTTTTGAGGAGAGAGCTGAGCCAAAAATATTGGAAGAAACAGATGTTTTATTGGAAGTTACTCTTACAACAATCTGTTCTAGTGATATTCATATAAAAAAAGGTTTTGTACCAAGAGCTATGAAAAATACAGTTCTTGGTCACGAATTTGTAGGAAAGATAAAAGAAGTAGGAAAAGCTGTAAAAAAATTTAAAATAGGAGATAGAGTAGCAGTAAATTGTGAAACTTTTTGTGGAGAGTGTTTTTATTGCAAAAAAGGTTATGTAAATAATTGTACAGATAAAAATGGTGGTTGGGCTTTAGGTTGCAGAATTGACGGAGGACAGGGAGAGTATGTTCGTATTCCTTTTGGAGATAATTGTTTGACAAAAATTCCTGATTCTGTAACAGATGAAGAGGCACTTTTTACAGGAGATTTGTTATCCACAGGATATTGGGCTTGCAAAATTGAAGAAATTTCAAAAGAAGATACAGTTGTTGTAATTGGTGCAGGTCCAACAGGACTTTGTACAATGATGTGTGCAAAACTTTTTGAGCCAAAGAAAATAATTGCAATTGATATTGATGATAATAGATTAAATCTTGCAAAAGAAAATGGATATGCAGATATTGTTTTAAACTCTTCAAGGGATAATATAAAAGAAGAAATTTTAAAATTAACTGATAGTAGAGGAGCAGACAAAGTATTAGAAGTGGCAGGTGGAAAAGATACTTTTAATATGGCATTAGACTTAGCTCGTCCAAATGCCACTGTTGTATTAGTAGCTATGTATGAAGAAAATCAAATTCTACCACTTCCAAATATCTATGGAAAAAATCTTACAATAAAATTTGGAGGAGTTGACGGAATTTATTGTGATAAAATAATGAAATACATAGAGGAGAAAAAAATAAACTCAACACCTATCATAACTCATAGAATGGATTTTGAAAATATAATGGAAGCCTATGATATTTTTGAAAATAAAAAAGATAGAGTAATAAAAATTGCAATAAAAATGAAATAA
- a CDS encoding lipase family protein produces METSREYLFFSILSYYNFPDYSEGKYIKDLIEDIDYLSLSSSSSILKNDLIGKGERFFDKEVNEWKIYSIDDRTGNKKSKSGFFAVVFQKKDKYIISYRGSQTYPFEEAYKDFIEADLIIGLGKKPLQFWEGLEVYENLIKDGIPHEKISITGHSLGGGIAQFVAIMVYKKYKFCPWVCTWNSVGIRRDGIVGVEDFIEYQKLLLPCELNEKEKNIFDEFKDDYIEFIMKELKRQKIIKDNKTVLFDGDFKLNFELTQEFFQELIKQTNLEKILKKIPIARRRQLLIKERIMEKLFLREDLSEKIKDAKLFIDTINENKVFEGRVINFCHSKDFVSCLFPHIGTTYQVDLNFLKKDVSKLGRFFRNLKLFNKSFQEFHFEDVFIPLIDKNGVFSQKLSEEYMASVIRKIIYFEKSFTNDFLAEYFSLRRCPYNNVEKFQLNLQRGIIKCQENILYKDKVLESVRNMPETEILRLWTKVLRKLPSPYSPKDIYDLIVFRKIYI; encoded by the coding sequence TTGGAAACATCAAGAGAATATCTTTTTTTCAGTATACTTTCATATTATAATTTTCCAGATTATTCAGAAGGAAAGTATATAAAGGACTTGATAGAGGATATTGATTATCTTTCACTTTCATCAAGTTCAAGCATATTAAAAAATGATTTAATAGGAAAGGGCGAAAGATTTTTTGATAAAGAGGTCAACGAATGGAAAATTTATTCTATTGATGATAGAACGGGAAACAAAAAATCTAAATCAGGATTTTTTGCTGTGGTTTTCCAAAAGAAAGATAAATATATTATTTCATATAGAGGAAGTCAGACTTATCCTTTTGAAGAGGCATACAAAGATTTTATCGAGGCAGATTTGATTATAGGTCTTGGTAAAAAACCTCTTCAATTTTGGGAAGGATTAGAAGTTTATGAAAATCTTATAAAAGATGGGATCCCTCATGAAAAAATAAGTATTACAGGTCACTCTCTTGGAGGAGGTATAGCTCAGTTTGTAGCTATAATGGTTTATAAAAAATATAAATTCTGTCCTTGGGTTTGTACTTGGAACTCTGTTGGAATAAGAAGAGATGGAATAGTTGGAGTAGAAGATTTTATAGAGTATCAAAAACTTTTACTTCCTTGTGAACTAAATGAGAAAGAAAAAAATATTTTTGATGAGTTCAAAGATGATTATATTGAATTTATAATGAAAGAGCTTAAAAGACAAAAAATCATAAAAGATAATAAAACAGTTTTATTTGATGGAGATTTTAAATTAAATTTTGAACTTACTCAGGAATTTTTTCAAGAACTTATTAAACAAACAAATCTTGAAAAAATTCTTAAAAAAATACCTATTGCTAGAAGACGTCAACTTCTTATTAAAGAAAGAATAATGGAGAAACTATTTTTAAGAGAAGATCTTTCAGAAAAGATAAAAGATGCAAAACTGTTTATAGATACAATCAATGAAAATAAAGTTTTTGAAGGAAGAGTTATTAACTTTTGTCATTCAAAGGATTTTGTAAGTTGTCTTTTCCCACATATAGGTACAACTTATCAAGTAGACTTGAATTTTTTGAAAAAAGATGTATCTAAACTTGGAAGATTTTTTAGAAATTTAAAACTTTTCAATAAATCTTTCCAAGAGTTTCATTTTGAAGATGTATTTATACCACTTATAGATAAAAATGGTGTCTTTAGTCAAAAATTATCTGAGGAATATATGGCAAGTGTTATAAGAAAAATAATTTATTTTGAGAAAAGTTTTACAAATGATTTTTTAGCAGAGTATTTTTCTTTAAGAAGATGTCCTTATAATAATGTTGAGAAATTTCAACTAAATTTACAAAGAGGAATAATAAAGTGCCAAGAAAATATTCTTTATAAAGATAAGGTTTTGGAAAGTGTAAGAAATATGCCTGAAACTGAAATATTAAGACTTTGGACAAAGGTTTTAAGAAAACTACCAAGTCCATATTCACCAAAAGATATTTATGATTTGATAGTTTTTAGAAAAATATATATATAA
- a CDS encoding MATE family efflux transporter, translating into MIDLTTGNSIKQMIKFALPVCLGNIFQLFYSLADTRIVGSTLGESSLASVGATTSISTLLIGFLSGMTNGFSIVVAQQFGEKNEKKIKKTVAASLFLGLVISVIISIISISFLDEILKILNVSEELYNESTLYIKVILLGITATMFYNAFAGILRAIGDTFAPLMFLIIACGLNIFLDLFFILKLGLGVSGAGLATVISQGFSVLLCIIYMWKKYPIFRVEKKDFFIKLELLKRLFYSGFSMAMMMSLVFFGTLALQTAINTFGTNIIVAHTASRKLTEFFMLPFSVFGITMATYCGQNKGANEPERIKKGIWEALFITWGWSVIVIILSYTIAPFLIYMVTGTTNREIILTSQKYLRINTIFYFVPATISILRNAMQGIGDHFTPIFSSGLELIGKISVVIFLVPSLEYFGIIISEPIVWVVMVIPLIIKIIKNPIFKNERKGETYESSSI; encoded by the coding sequence ATGATAGATTTAACAACAGGAAATTCCATAAAACAAATGATAAAATTTGCTTTACCAGTTTGTTTGGGAAATATTTTTCAACTTTTTTATAGCTTAGCAGACACAAGAATTGTAGGAAGTACCTTAGGGGAAAGTTCATTGGCATCAGTTGGAGCTACTACTTCTATAAGTACACTTTTAATAGGATTTTTATCAGGAATGACAAATGGATTTTCCATTGTGGTGGCTCAACAATTTGGAGAAAAAAATGAGAAGAAAATAAAAAAAACGGTAGCAGCTTCGCTTTTTTTAGGACTTGTTATCTCAGTTATTATTTCAATAATAAGTATTAGTTTTTTAGATGAGATTTTAAAAATTTTAAATGTATCAGAAGAGTTGTATAATGAATCAACTCTTTATATAAAAGTTATACTTTTAGGGATTACAGCCACAATGTTTTATAATGCCTTTGCAGGAATTTTAAGAGCCATTGGAGATACTTTTGCACCTCTTATGTTTTTAATAATTGCTTGTGGTCTTAATATATTTTTGGATTTATTTTTTATTTTAAAACTTGGTTTAGGTGTAAGTGGAGCTGGACTTGCAACAGTAATTTCTCAAGGATTTTCAGTTTTACTTTGTATAATCTATATGTGGAAAAAATATCCAATATTTAGAGTTGAGAAAAAAGATTTTTTTATAAAATTGGAACTTTTGAAAAGACTTTTTTATTCTGGATTTTCAATGGCAATGATGATGTCATTAGTATTTTTTGGAACTTTGGCACTTCAAACAGCTATAAATACATTTGGAACAAATATAATAGTGGCACATACAGCTAGTAGAAAATTAACAGAATTTTTTATGTTGCCATTCTCAGTTTTCGGAATAACAATGGCTACTTATTGTGGACAAAATAAAGGAGCAAATGAGCCAGAAAGAATAAAAAAAGGGATATGGGAAGCACTTTTTATAACTTGGGGTTGGAGTGTAATAGTAATAATTTTAAGTTATACAATAGCACCTTTTTTAATTTATATGGTAACTGGTACAACTAACAGAGAGATAATTTTAACTTCACAAAAATATCTAAGAATAAATACAATATTTTATTTTGTTCCAGCCACTATTTCAATTCTTAGAAATGCTATGCAAGGGATAGGAGATCATTTTACACCAATTTTTTCCAGTGGATTGGAACTTATTGGAAAAATCTCAGTAGTTATATTTTTAGTGCCAAGTTTAGAATATTTTGGGATAATTATATCAGAGCCAATAGTTTGGGTTGTAATGGTTATTCCACTTATAATAAAAATTATAAAAAATCCTATTTTTAAAAATGAAAGAAAAGGGGAGACATATGAAAGCAGTAGTATTTAA
- a CDS encoding DUF6348 family protein, translating to MARDFASIPMEDLNYFLLENMKKIIDEKSEIRDNQLFIPEYSLSIKPKVVRAEENTAIIRYFLFSDNWDREIDETCACFGKSRRNSLQNAEASFIYGLLTGIRYISNGENFCEITSEFSGKHKWKIYKSDVVGMGELEKNQEEDEFWNIIKDEIPKYMGNQKIIYIKVFASKNGEYTSCECRINDEPIKELGEMIEEKTKKWKTEKFGSKKQFFFAVQDKETYTPYPYSDEELRKYILNTAYTFDKCETGEEYDRLIDKIGEKIGDYDLVEELISFIPEICAERAFPDITYPEKVTIYFGDKEVNDFNKSQIGSYYRIKKIVNEEIDKGNILNDLYHKYISVSSIYNVICSAKKDGVDLLEEKGSVAVCYGFSKFYKLR from the coding sequence ATGGCAAGAGATTTTGCAAGTATTCCAATGGAAGATTTGAATTATTTTTTATTGGAAAATATGAAAAAAATAATAGATGAAAAAAGTGAAATAAGAGATAATCAGTTATTTATTCCAGAATATTCTCTTTCAATTAAACCAAAAGTTGTAAGAGCAGAGGAAAATACAGCAATCATTCGTTATTTTCTTTTCTCTGATAATTGGGATAGAGAGATTGATGAAACTTGTGCGTGTTTTGGGAAGAGTAGAAGAAACTCACTTCAAAATGCTGAGGCAAGTTTTATATATGGATTACTAACTGGAATAAGATATATATCAAATGGAGAAAATTTTTGTGAAATAACAAGTGAATTTTCTGGAAAACATAAGTGGAAAATTTATAAAAGTGATGTTGTAGGAATGGGAGAGCTAGAAAAAAATCAAGAGGAAGATGAGTTTTGGAATATCATAAAAGATGAAATTCCAAAATATATGGGAAATCAAAAAATAATCTATATAAAAGTTTTTGCCTCAAAAAATGGAGAATATACAAGCTGTGAATGTAGAATAAATGATGAGCCAATAAAAGAGCTTGGAGAGATGATAGAGGAAAAAACTAAAAAATGGAAAACAGAAAAGTTTGGTTCTAAGAAACAATTTTTCTTTGCTGTTCAAGATAAAGAAACTTATACTCCTTATCCATATTCTGATGAGGAACTTAGAAAATATATTTTAAATACAGCTTATACTTTTGATAAATGTGAAACTGGCGAGGAGTACGATAGACTTATAGATAAAATTGGTGAAAAAATAGGGGACTATGATTTAGTAGAGGAGCTTATCAGTTTTATTCCAGAGATTTGTGCAGAGAGAGCTTTTCCAGATATAACATATCCAGAAAAAGTAACTATATATTTTGGAGATAAAGAAGTAAATGATTTTAATAAAAGTCAGATAGGAAGTTATTACAGAATAAAAAAAATAGTTAATGAGGAGATTGATAAGGGAAATATTTTAAATGATTTGTATCATAAATATATCTCAGTAAGTTCTATTTATAATGTAATCTGTAGTGCAAAAAAAGATGGAGTAGATTTATTAGAAGAAAAAGGTTCAGTAGCAGTTTGTTATGGATTTTCAAAGTTTTATAAACTGAGATAA
- a CDS encoding NfeD family protein: protein MLNWFIVGIVFLIIEGLSFGLISIWFALGAFVTMFFHKLELVNQFYIFVGTSGLALIFIRKSAVKFLKPKSKSLDRISGKEVKIEKKETRGSVKIYTVTLDGKYWECISVDDLETGDIATVIKIEGNKLILEKIDN, encoded by the coding sequence ATGTTAAATTGGTTTATAGTAGGAATTGTATTTTTAATAATAGAGGGATTAAGTTTTGGACTTATATCAATATGGTTTGCTCTGGGAGCTTTTGTAACTATGTTTTTTCATAAGCTAGAACTTGTAAATCAATTTTATATTTTTGTTGGAACTTCTGGACTAGCTCTTATTTTTATTAGAAAAAGTGCTGTGAAATTTTTAAAACCAAAATCAAAAAGTTTGGACAGAATAAGTGGTAAAGAGGTAAAAATTGAGAAAAAAGAAACAAGAGGTAGTGTAAAAATATATACTGTTACCCTTGATGGAAAATATTGGGAGTGTATCTCAGTAGATGATTTAGAAACTGGAGATATTGCCACAGTGATAAAAATCGAAGGTAACAAACTTATATTAGAAAAAATAGACAACTAG